From Candidatus Falkowbacteria bacterium, a single genomic window includes:
- the miaA gene encoding tRNA (adenosine(37)-N6)-dimethylallyltransferase MiaA translates to MEEQNNKLIVILGPTSSGKTRLAVKLAREFDGEIISADSRQVYRGMDVGTGKDLAEYGEVKHHLIDVVEPTDLFSLAQYKKLAEAAIDDVIKRGKIPFLVGGSGLYLQAVVDNYDMAEVGVDDGLRQELEHSDILDLYDKLKAANPAFAAKVNESDRKNKRRLIRYIELNSSASKSEGPTVKPPKYDCLVLGLNPGKEIIDKKIRQRLLDRLENEDLVAEVDRLHTQGVSWQRLHGFGLEYRFISEYLQEKCDHETMFDRLNIAIRQFAKKQMTWFNRWGKQGRKIFWLEKAENEEEAVGFIRRFLA, encoded by the coding sequence ATGGAAGAACAAAATAATAAATTGATCGTCATCTTAGGCCCCACTTCTTCTGGCAAGACCAGGTTGGCGGTCAAGTTGGCGCGCGAATTCGACGGCGAAATCATCTCTGCCGATTCGCGTCAGGTTTATCGCGGCATGGATGTCGGTACCGGCAAGGATTTGGCTGAGTATGGTGAGGTAAAGCATCATCTTATAGACGTAGTTGAGCCTACGGACCTTTTCAGCTTAGCACAGTACAAGAAGCTGGCTGAAGCGGCCATTGATGATGTCATAAAGCGTGGCAAGATACCATTTTTAGTCGGAGGTTCCGGTCTCTATCTCCAAGCTGTAGTCGATAACTATGACATGGCAGAGGTGGGGGTGGATGACGGTTTACGCCAGGAACTCGAACATTCCGACATTCTTGATTTGTATGATAAACTCAAAGCCGCCAATCCGGCGTTCGCAGCCAAGGTCAACGAAAGCGATCGAAAAAATAAGCGCCGCTTGATCAGATACATCGAACTCAACTCTTCTGCGTCAAAATCCGAAGGGCCGACCGTGAAGCCGCCAAAGTACGACTGCCTTGTCTTGGGTCTGAATCCGGGCAAAGAGATAATCGATAAAAAAATACGTCAGCGCCTTCTTGATCGGCTTGAGAATGAGGATTTGGTTGCAGAAGTCGATCGGCTGCATACGCAGGGCGTTTCTTGGCAGCGGCTCCATGGTTTCGGCTTGGAATATCGCTTTATCTCTGAGTACCTCCAAGAAAAATGCGACCATGAAACTATGTTTGACCGGCTGAATATCGCCATCCGCCAGTTCGCCAAGAAGCAGATGACTTGGTTCAACCGCTGGGGAAAGCAGGGTAGGAAGATATTTTGGCTGGAAAAAGCAGAAAATGAAGAGGAGGCAGTCGGTTTTATAAGACGATTCTTGGCCTGA
- the thrS gene encoding threonine--tRNA ligase gives MPEENLEMLRHSLAHVLATAVKELYPEVKLAIGPAIENGFYYDIDFGETKISDTDLPAIEKKMAYLAKQNLKFERSESAIDEAIAKAKSEGQPYKQELIEDLKTKGETGVSFYALKQGDKVLFEDLCKGPHIEGTNKVKPGSFKLTKLAGAYWRGDEKNKMLTRIYGVGFATKDDLDEYLRLLAEAEKRDHRKLGKEQDLFMMHDVAPGMPFFLPNGMTMLIELTKFVREYSYGDGYREVRTPQILNSELWKISGHWEHYQDDMFCMHHTEDDVDLGVKPMNCPAHMLVFKRDIHSYRELPLRLAETTTLYRNEKSGTLHGLTRVRSLSQDDSHIFATEEQILSEILTLLEKIKKIYQVFNLDIDEIHLSTRPESFLGEKAMWDLAENNLKTALDQAGLEYKINDGDGAFYGPKIDVKIKDAIGRQWQLATIQLDFQLPRRFDLKYVAPDGSGQTPVVIHRAILGSMERFMGIIIEHYAGSFPVWLSPAQVKIISVGEAHVGFCHALAGEFKSQGIRAVVDDHNETVGNKTRKAVAEKVPYILVIGDQEMNSQNLAVRDRGSRETREVAKPDFIKEIQEKTSNLQ, from the coding sequence ATGCCAGAAGAGAATTTGGAAATGCTGCGCCATTCGCTAGCCCACGTGCTTGCCACGGCAGTCAAAGAACTATACCCCGAGGTTAAATTAGCCATCGGTCCGGCGATCGAGAACGGTTTTTATTATGATATCGATTTCGGTGAGACTAAGATCAGTGACACCGACCTTCCGGCTATTGAGAAGAAGATGGCCTATCTGGCTAAGCAGAATCTGAAGTTTGAGCGTTCTGAATCGGCCATTGACGAAGCGATTGCCAAGGCGAAATCAGAAGGCCAGCCCTACAAACAGGAGCTGATTGAAGACCTGAAAACCAAAGGTGAGACCGGAGTCAGCTTTTATGCGCTGAAGCAAGGGGACAAGGTCTTGTTCGAAGATCTCTGTAAGGGGCCGCACATCGAGGGCACGAACAAGGTCAAGCCAGGCAGCTTCAAGCTGACCAAGTTGGCCGGCGCTTATTGGCGCGGCGACGAGAAGAATAAGATGCTGACGCGCATCTACGGTGTCGGTTTCGCAACCAAAGATGATCTGGATGAATACCTGCGCCTTTTGGCTGAGGCGGAAAAACGCGACCATCGCAAACTGGGTAAAGAGCAGGATTTATTCATGATGCATGACGTCGCGCCAGGCATGCCTTTTTTCTTGCCCAACGGCATGACTATGCTGATCGAACTGACTAAGTTCGTGCGTGAATATTCATACGGCGATGGTTATCGCGAAGTCCGGACCCCTCAGATTCTCAATTCTGAATTGTGGAAGATTTCCGGCCACTGGGAGCACTATCAGGATGATATGTTCTGCATGCATCACACTGAAGATGATGTCGATTTAGGAGTCAAGCCCATGAATTGCCCGGCGCACATGCTCGTGTTCAAGCGCGATATCCATTCTTATCGTGAACTGCCGCTGCGGTTGGCTGAGACTACGACATTGTATCGTAATGAGAAATCGGGCACGCTTCATGGCCTGACCCGCGTGCGCAGCTTGTCACAGGATGATAGCCACATTTTCGCCACCGAGGAGCAGATACTTTCCGAAATATTGACGTTGCTCGAAAAAATAAAGAAGATTTACCAGGTTTTCAATTTGGACATAGACGAAATCCATCTCTCTACCCGTCCGGAGAGCTTCTTGGGCGAGAAAGCAATGTGGGATCTGGCCGAAAATAATCTTAAAACGGCGTTGGATCAAGCCGGGCTAGAGTACAAGATCAATGATGGCGACGGTGCTTTTTACGGCCCGAAAATAGACGTTAAAATCAAAGATGCCATCGGCCGGCAATGGCAGCTTGCTACGATTCAGTTGGACTTTCAGTTGCCTCGTCGCTTCGACTTGAAGTATGTGGCTCCGGATGGCAGCGGACAGACCCCCGTAGTTATTCATCGCGCCATTCTTGGCTCCATGGAGCGTTTCATGGGCATCATTATCGAGCATTATGCCGGCTCGTTCCCGGTTTGGCTGTCCCCGGCCCAGGTCAAGATCATTTCCGTAGGCGAAGCTCATGTCGGATTCTGCCATGCCTTAGCAGGGGAGTTCAAATCCCAAGGCATCAGGGCGGTGGTGGATGACCACAACGAGACTGTCGGCAACAAAACTCGCAAGGCCGTGGCTGAAAAGGTGCCATATATTCTCGTAATCGGCGACCAGGAGATGAACTCTCAGAACCTGGCCGTACGCGATCGCGGTTCGCGCGAGACCAGGGAGGTGGCTAAGCCGGATTTCATCAAAGAAATACAGGAAAAGACCAGCAACTTACAGTAA
- the miaB gene encoding tRNA (N6-isopentenyl adenosine(37)-C2)-methylthiotransferase MiaB produces the protein MQNKTYHIITIGCQMNKSDSERMASFLEDLGYAEVADRKKADLVIINTCGVRQSAEDRIYGLIPRIKKENTSVRVVITGCLSGRPDVQKRLEGVVDFWLPIKDLVKMADFLREAHNLRQRPDDYLKVIPKYHSGISAFVPIGNGCDNFCTYCVVPYARGREVYRPAEEVLDEARNLVRQGFKEIVLIAQNVNSYKSEDEEKIGFGELLRRVNNIPGNFWIRFWTSHPKDMSDDLIAAMSECGKVCHFLHLPVQAGDDEVLSRMNRKYTNAHYRALISKIRAVMPDISISTDIIVGFPGETELQFNNTADLARWSRFDNIYIGQYSPRPYTAAAKFEDDISKEEKKRREDVLTDILRETAAENHSRLVGQVLEVLVESEKKGVVFGRSRDNTAVKVIGGSPNQVGKFVRVVIVEARDFGMDGKLLEDPITRVS, from the coding sequence ATGCAGAACAAGACTTATCATATCATAACGATCGGCTGTCAGATGAACAAGTCTGACTCTGAGCGTATGGCCAGCTTTTTGGAAGATCTGGGTTATGCCGAAGTGGCAGATCGTAAAAAAGCCGATCTGGTCATCATCAACACCTGCGGCGTCCGGCAATCGGCCGAAGACCGTATTTACGGGTTGATACCGCGCATCAAGAAAGAGAATACGTCGGTCAGGGTAGTCATTACCGGCTGCTTGTCCGGCAGGCCAGACGTGCAGAAGCGACTCGAAGGCGTTGTCGATTTCTGGCTGCCGATCAAGGATTTAGTCAAGATGGCCGACTTCCTGCGCGAGGCGCACAACTTGAGGCAGCGTCCCGATGACTATCTGAAGGTGATTCCTAAATATCATTCAGGAATCTCTGCTTTTGTTCCTATTGGCAATGGTTGTGACAATTTTTGCACCTATTGCGTCGTGCCATATGCCCGCGGCCGCGAAGTTTACCGCCCAGCCGAGGAGGTGCTCGACGAAGCAAGAAATCTGGTCAGGCAGGGTTTCAAGGAAATAGTGCTCATCGCTCAGAACGTCAATTCTTACAAGTCGGAAGATGAAGAAAAGATAGGTTTCGGCGAGTTATTGCGAAGAGTCAACAATATACCCGGCAATTTTTGGATTCGTTTTTGGACTAGCCATCCCAAAGACATGTCTGATGACCTGATCGCCGCGATGTCCGAGTGCGGCAAGGTCTGCCATTTCCTTCATTTGCCAGTCCAGGCCGGCGACGACGAAGTGTTGTCCAGAATGAATAGGAAATATACCAACGCCCATTATCGCGCGCTGATCAGCAAAATCAGGGCAGTGATGCCCGACATCAGCATTTCGACTGACATCATCGTCGGCTTTCCTGGCGAGACCGAGCTTCAGTTCAATAACACGGCTGATTTGGCTCGCTGGTCCCGTTTCGACAATATCTATATCGGCCAATACAGCCCGCGCCCTTATACGGCAGCAGCCAAGTTCGAAGATGATATTTCCAAAGAGGAGAAAAAGCGCCGCGAAGACGTATTGACCGATATCCTGCGCGAGACAGCTGCGGAAAACCACAGCCGACTTGTCGGACAGGTGCTCGAGGTCTTGGTCGAAAGCGAAAAGAAAGGCGTCGTATTCGGACGCAGCCGGGATAATACGGCCGTAAAAGTGATCGGCGGCTCTCCGAATCAGGTCGGTAAATTCGTCCGAGTAGTAATCGTCGAGGCGCGTGACTTCGGCATGGACGGCAAGCTTCTCGAGGATCCGATTACCAGGGTAAGCTAA